Proteins encoded within one genomic window of Streptomyces sp. NBC_00523:
- a CDS encoding LysR family transcriptional regulator → MLDLARLRALHAVSVHGSVAGAAAALGYTPSAVSQQITKLERETRTTLLERRGRGVALTEEAVHLVAAAQQLLAIVERAETSLEERRGLPTGRLSVGAFPSAARGLLPGALADLDREHPELDVRMTEVDPHLSVDLVAKGVIDLAVAHDWDIAPLPAPEGVEQAVIGDDLCDLLVPAGHRLAGRDGVRREELARERWICQPPGTVCHDWLVRTLRAAGYAPDIRHQAEENHTQLALLAAGLGVAMIPRLGRGPLPEGVVAVRMDPVPVRRLYALWRTGAARRPAITAAVAALQTHGARVGLR, encoded by the coding sequence ATGCTCGATCTCGCCCGGCTGCGCGCGCTGCACGCGGTCTCCGTCCACGGATCCGTCGCGGGTGCGGCGGCGGCCCTCGGCTACACCCCGTCGGCGGTCTCGCAGCAGATCACCAAGCTGGAGCGGGAAACCCGCACGACTCTGCTCGAACGGCGCGGGCGGGGCGTGGCGCTGACCGAGGAAGCCGTCCATCTGGTGGCCGCCGCCCAGCAGTTGCTGGCGATCGTGGAGCGCGCGGAGACCTCGCTGGAGGAGCGCCGGGGACTGCCGACGGGGCGGCTTTCGGTGGGGGCGTTCCCCTCGGCCGCGCGCGGGCTGCTGCCCGGAGCGCTGGCGGATCTGGACCGCGAGCACCCGGAGCTCGACGTCCGGATGACCGAGGTGGACCCGCATCTCTCGGTGGACCTGGTCGCGAAGGGGGTGATCGACCTGGCCGTCGCGCACGACTGGGACATCGCCCCGCTGCCCGCTCCGGAGGGCGTGGAGCAGGCGGTGATCGGGGACGACCTGTGCGACCTGCTGGTCCCGGCGGGGCACCGGCTGGCGGGGCGGGACGGGGTGCGGCGCGAGGAGCTGGCGCGGGAGCGGTGGATCTGCCAGCCGCCGGGGACGGTCTGCCACGACTGGCTCGTACGGACGCTGCGCGCGGCGGGGTACGCGCCGGACATCCGGCACCAGGCGGAGGAGAACCACACCCAGCTCGCCCTGCTCGCCGCCGGTCTCGGGGTCGCGATGATCCCCCGGCTGGGGCGCGGGCCGCTGCCGGAGGGCGTGGTGGCGGTGCGAATGGACCCGGTGCCGGTGCGGCGGCTGTACGCGCTGTGGCGGACGGGGGCGGCCCGGCGGCCCGCGATCACGGCGGCGGTCGCGGCACTCCAGACGCACGGGGCGCGGGTGGGTCTGCGGTAG
- a CDS encoding S28 family serine protease: MRKALRGILSLAVLIGTVSATGASAGAATAAVPAPLGTAVSDSGTSTDIKDRILAIPGMSLIEEKPYAGYRYFVLNYTQPVDHRHPSKGTFQQRITLLHKDTSRPTVFFTGGYNVSTNPSRSEPTRIIDGNQVSLEYRYFTPSRPSPADWSKLDIWQAASDQHRVFTALKRIYSKNWLTTGGSKGGMTATYYERFYPKDMDGVVAYVAPNDVVNNEDSAYDRFFAKVGTKECRDKLSGVQREALIRRAPLEEKYARYAADNGYTFDTVGSLDKAYEAVVMDYVWAFWQYSLLADCDGLPADAKKATDQEIWDSVDAISGFSAYADQGLANYTPYYYQAGTQLGSPDIKQPWLGKLSRYGYQPPRNFVPRSIPMRFQPGAMRDVDTWVKHHATHMLYVYGENDPWGAERFRLGAGARDSYVFTQPGGNHGSNVAGLVPSENATATAAILRWAGVAPAAVQQDESKAKPLAKFDARLDNKDLTTDHRLGVRRP, translated from the coding sequence ATGCGTAAGGCGCTCAGAGGAATCCTGTCGCTCGCGGTGCTCATCGGCACGGTGAGTGCGACGGGTGCCTCGGCCGGGGCGGCCACCGCCGCCGTACCGGCACCGCTCGGCACCGCCGTGAGCGACAGCGGAACGAGCACGGACATCAAGGACCGCATCCTGGCCATCCCGGGCATGAGTCTCATCGAGGAGAAGCCCTACGCGGGCTACCGCTACTTCGTCCTCAACTACACCCAGCCCGTCGACCACCGCCACCCGTCCAAGGGAACGTTCCAGCAGCGGATCACCCTGCTGCACAAGGACACCTCGCGACCCACGGTCTTCTTCACCGGCGGCTACAACGTCTCCACCAACCCCAGCCGCTCCGAGCCCACCCGGATCATCGACGGCAACCAGGTCTCGCTGGAGTACCGCTACTTCACCCCGTCGCGCCCGTCGCCCGCCGACTGGTCCAAGCTGGACATCTGGCAGGCGGCCAGCGACCAGCACCGCGTCTTCACCGCGCTCAAGCGGATCTACTCCAAGAACTGGCTGACCACCGGCGGCTCCAAGGGCGGCATGACCGCCACGTACTACGAGCGCTTCTACCCGAAGGACATGGACGGCGTCGTCGCCTACGTCGCGCCCAACGACGTGGTGAACAACGAGGACTCGGCGTACGACCGGTTCTTCGCGAAGGTCGGCACCAAGGAGTGCCGCGACAAGCTGAGCGGCGTCCAGCGCGAGGCCCTGATCCGCCGCGCGCCGCTGGAGGAGAAGTACGCGCGGTACGCGGCCGACAACGGCTACACCTTCGACACGGTCGGCTCGCTGGACAAGGCGTACGAGGCCGTCGTCATGGACTACGTGTGGGCGTTCTGGCAGTACAGCCTGCTCGCCGACTGCGACGGCCTCCCGGCCGACGCGAAGAAGGCGACCGACCAGGAGATCTGGGACTCGGTCGACGCGATCTCCGGCTTCTCCGCCTACGCCGATCAGGGCCTGGCCAACTACACCCCGTACTACTACCAGGCGGGCACCCAGCTCGGTTCGCCCGACATCAAGCAGCCCTGGCTCGGCAAGCTCAGCCGCTACGGCTACCAGCCGCCGCGCAACTTCGTGCCGCGCTCCATCCCGATGCGGTTCCAGCCTGGGGCGATGCGGGACGTCGACACCTGGGTGAAGCACCACGCCACGCACATGCTGTACGTCTACGGCGAGAACGACCCCTGGGGCGCGGAGCGCTTCCGGCTCGGGGCGGGCGCCCGTGACAGCTATGTGTTCACCCAGCCCGGCGGGAACCACGGCTCCAACGTCGCGGGTCTCGTGCCCTCGGAGAACGCCACGGCCACGGCCGCGATCCTGCGCTGGGCGGGCGTCGCCCCGGCCGCCGTCCAGCAGGACGAGTCCAAGGCGAAGCCGCTCGCGAAGTTCGACGCACGGCTCGACAACAAGGACCTGACGACGGACCACCGCCTCGGCGTCCGGCGCCCGTGA
- a CDS encoding glycoside hydrolase family 3 protein — MHHRTSRRTLLTATAATAVAAAAGMATAPGAAASQRPGSAHSSHTSAATTRRLKRLISRMSLEEKVGQLFVMRVYGHSATDPDQADIDANLAEIGVRTAAEMIAKYHVGGIIYFAWAHNTRDPHQIAELSNGIQRAGLAGPSRVPLLISTDQEHGIVCRVGEPATLMPGAMALGAGGSRSDARRAGQIAGAELAAIGINQNYAPDADVNVNPANPVIGVRSFGSDPQSVADMVAAQVKGYQSAGIASTAKHFPGHGDTSTDSHTGLPVIGHTREQWAELDAPPFRAAIAAGIDSIMTAHIVVPALDPAEDPATLSKPILTGILREELGYDGVVVTDSLGMEGVRTKYGDDRVPVLALQAGVDQLLNPPSLEVSWNALLAAVKSGEVSETRLDESILRILRLKTKLGLFEQPFVSGRGVDRTVGTRAHLAAADRIAEHTTTLLANEARLLPLSRRSHRNLLVVGADPASPSGTTGPPTTTLAEAFDELGFAATALSTGTAPTQASIDAAVAAARGKDAVVVGTYNVTATSSQRTLVSALAATGVPVITLAIRNPYDIAQLAGTGHKAHLAAYSWTDVELRAAARVIAGRARPEGRLPVPVQRADDPSRVLYPVGYGLKY; from the coding sequence GTGCACCACCGCACCTCCAGACGCACCCTCCTCACCGCCACCGCGGCCACCGCGGTCGCCGCCGCGGCGGGCATGGCGACCGCCCCGGGCGCCGCCGCCTCCCAGCGCCCCGGCTCCGCGCACAGCAGCCACACCTCCGCCGCCACGACCCGGCGGCTGAAGCGGCTCATCTCCCGGATGAGCCTGGAGGAGAAGGTCGGCCAGCTCTTCGTCATGCGGGTCTACGGGCACTCCGCCACCGACCCCGACCAGGCCGACATCGACGCCAACCTCGCCGAGATCGGGGTGCGTACGGCCGCCGAGATGATCGCCAAGTACCACGTCGGCGGGATCATCTACTTCGCCTGGGCGCACAACACCCGCGACCCGCACCAGATCGCCGAGCTCTCCAACGGCATCCAGCGCGCGGGCCTCGCGGGCCCGTCCCGCGTGCCGCTGCTGATCTCCACCGACCAGGAGCACGGTATCGTCTGCCGCGTCGGCGAGCCCGCCACCCTGATGCCGGGCGCGATGGCGCTGGGCGCGGGCGGTTCGCGCTCCGACGCCCGCAGGGCCGGGCAGATCGCGGGCGCCGAGCTGGCGGCGATCGGCATCAACCAGAACTACGCGCCGGACGCCGACGTCAACGTGAACCCGGCCAACCCGGTCATCGGCGTCCGCTCCTTCGGCTCGGACCCGCAGTCCGTGGCGGACATGGTCGCCGCGCAGGTGAAGGGGTATCAGAGCGCCGGGATCGCCTCCACGGCCAAGCACTTCCCGGGCCACGGCGACACCAGCACCGACAGCCACACGGGCCTGCCGGTCATCGGCCACACCCGGGAGCAGTGGGCGGAGCTGGACGCGCCTCCGTTCCGGGCGGCCATCGCGGCGGGCATCGACTCGATCATGACCGCGCACATCGTGGTGCCCGCGCTCGACCCGGCCGAGGACCCGGCGACCCTGTCGAAGCCGATCCTCACCGGCATCCTGCGCGAGGAGCTGGGCTACGACGGGGTCGTGGTCACCGACTCGCTGGGCATGGAGGGCGTGCGCACGAAGTACGGGGACGACCGGGTGCCGGTGCTCGCGCTCCAGGCCGGCGTGGACCAGTTGCTGAACCCGCCGAGCCTGGAGGTCTCGTGGAACGCGCTGCTGGCAGCCGTCAAGAGCGGTGAGGTCAGCGAGACCCGGCTGGACGAATCGATCCTGCGCATCCTGCGCCTGAAGACGAAGCTGGGCCTCTTCGAGCAGCCGTTCGTCTCCGGGCGCGGGGTGGACCGTACGGTCGGCACCCGGGCGCATCTGGCCGCCGCCGACCGGATCGCCGAGCACACGACGACCCTGCTGGCCAACGAGGCCCGGCTGCTGCCGCTGTCGCGCCGCTCGCACCGGAACCTGCTGGTGGTGGGCGCCGACCCGGCCTCGCCCTCGGGCACCACGGGCCCGCCGACGACGACGCTGGCCGAGGCGTTCGACGAGCTGGGCTTCGCCGCGACCGCGCTGTCCACCGGGACCGCGCCCACCCAGGCGTCCATCGACGCGGCGGTGGCGGCCGCGCGGGGCAAGGACGCGGTGGTCGTGGGGACGTACAACGTCACGGCGACCAGTTCGCAGCGCACCCTGGTCAGCGCACTGGCCGCGACGGGCGTCCCGGTGATCACGCTCGCCATCCGCAATCCGTACGACATCGCGCAGCTGGCGGGGACCGGGCACAAGGCGCACCTGGCCGCGTACTCCTGGACCGACGTCGAACTGCGCGCGGCGGCCCGGGTGATCGCGGGCCGGGCCCGCCCGGAGGGCCGTCTTCCGGTCCCGGTGCAGCGGGCTGACGACCCGTCGAGGGTGCTGTATCCGGTGGGGTACGGACTGAAGTACTGA
- a CDS encoding EamA family transporter, with amino-acid sequence MRPLHIALAALVAAVWGVNFVVIELGLGHFPPLLFSALRFLVAALPAVFFVGRPKVAWRWIVGVGLALGVAKFGLLFIGMDRGMGAGLSSLVLQVQAVFTALFAAVALGERPGRTKLLGMAVALAGIGVAAVDEGASGPVLAFVLVIAAAACWGVSNVLTRKAAPPDPLNFMVWVSTVPVLPLLGLSLLFEGWDRDRAALAGLDWSGAGALVFVAWIATVFGFGAWGFLLSHYPASSVAPFTLLVPVFGMSSAALVLDESVSPLRWCAAALLVGGVALTSLTGTRRAPAPEPVPA; translated from the coding sequence ATGCGTCCCCTTCACATCGCCCTGGCCGCCCTGGTGGCAGCCGTCTGGGGTGTCAACTTCGTCGTCATCGAGCTGGGCCTCGGCCACTTCCCGCCGCTCCTCTTCTCGGCCCTCCGCTTCCTGGTCGCCGCCCTGCCCGCCGTCTTCTTCGTGGGGCGCCCGAAGGTCGCCTGGAGATGGATCGTCGGGGTCGGACTGGCCCTCGGGGTCGCCAAGTTCGGGCTGCTCTTCATCGGCATGGACCGGGGCATGGGCGCCGGGCTCTCCTCGCTGGTCCTCCAGGTCCAAGCCGTGTTCACCGCGCTCTTCGCGGCCGTCGCGCTGGGCGAACGGCCCGGCCGCACCAAGCTCCTGGGCATGGCGGTGGCGCTCGCCGGGATCGGTGTCGCGGCGGTGGACGAGGGCGCGAGCGGGCCCGTGCTCGCCTTCGTCCTGGTGATCGCGGCGGCCGCCTGCTGGGGTGTGTCCAACGTGCTGACCCGCAAGGCCGCCCCGCCCGACCCGCTCAACTTCATGGTGTGGGTCTCGACCGTGCCCGTCCTGCCGCTGCTCGGGCTCTCGCTGCTCTTCGAGGGCTGGGACCGCGACCGCGCGGCGCTGGCCGGGCTCGACTGGAGCGGCGCCGGGGCCCTCGTCTTCGTCGCCTGGATCGCCACGGTCTTCGGCTTCGGCGCGTGGGGCTTCCTGCTCAGCCACTACCCGGCGTCCTCCGTCGCCCCCTTCACCCTGCTGGTGCCCGTCTTCGGGATGTCCTCGGCCGCGCTGGTGCTGGACGAGTCGGTGAGCCCGCTGCGGTGGTGCGCGGCGGCGCTCCTGGTCGGCGGGGTCGCGCTCACCTCGCTGACCGGGACGCGCCGCGCGCCCGCCCCGGAACCGGTACCCGCCTGA
- a CDS encoding sugar phosphate isomerase/epimerase family protein yields MKLAFSTLGVPGLPMPEVVRLAADHGYQGVELRAHPEEPVHLGLGQSERDSVRAEFERGGVEILSVAGYAKVAAEGYDQPVLDELAALTELARDLGASYVRVFPGGGEQDPEEADAAAARRLGAAAPYAADLGVRLLLETHDSHRAGADAARVAGTVGHKNIGALWDVMHTWLAGEEPVASHAVLAPHLGYVQVKDIASADDTTPLALGAGVLPLRACLDTLDPDGWVCWEYEKRWYPEAAELPGLLGAGREHLLRLGAPKQ; encoded by the coding sequence GTGAAGCTCGCTTTCTCCACCCTCGGGGTGCCGGGGCTGCCCATGCCCGAGGTCGTCCGGCTGGCCGCCGACCACGGCTACCAGGGGGTCGAGCTGCGCGCCCACCCCGAGGAGCCGGTGCACCTGGGCCTCGGGCAGTCCGAACGGGACTCCGTGCGCGCGGAGTTCGAGCGCGGCGGGGTCGAGATCCTGAGTGTGGCGGGGTACGCGAAGGTCGCCGCCGAGGGGTACGACCAGCCGGTCCTGGACGAGCTGGCCGCGCTGACCGAGCTGGCCCGGGACCTGGGCGCGTCGTACGTCCGGGTGTTCCCCGGGGGCGGCGAGCAGGACCCGGAGGAGGCCGACGCGGCCGCCGCGCGCAGGCTCGGGGCGGCCGCTCCGTACGCCGCCGACCTGGGCGTACGCCTGCTCCTGGAGACCCATGACTCGCACCGGGCGGGGGCCGACGCGGCCAGGGTGGCCGGGACGGTGGGGCACAAGAACATCGGTGCGCTGTGGGACGTCATGCACACCTGGCTGGCGGGCGAGGAGCCGGTGGCCAGTCACGCGGTGCTGGCCCCGCACCTCGGCTACGTACAGGTGAAGGACATCGCGTCGGCGGACGACACCACGCCGCTGGCGCTGGGTGCGGGGGTGCTGCCGCTGCGGGCGTGCCTGGACACGCTGGACCCGGACGGCTGGGTCTGCTGGGAGTACGAGAAGCGCTGGTACCCGGAGGCGGCGGAGCTGCCGGGGCTGCTGGGCGCGGGGCGGGAGCACCTGCTGCGGCTGGGCGCGCCGAAGCAGTAA